In the genome of Raphanus sativus cultivar WK10039 chromosome 4, ASM80110v3, whole genome shotgun sequence, one region contains:
- the LOC108854303 gene encoding dihydrolipoyllysine-residue acetyltransferase component 4 of pyruvate dehydrogenase complex, chloroplastic, with amino-acid sequence MALSSSSFLSTPPLSNSKSTISFASSVSPSPIPSLRRVALRSHRRSMTVRSKIREIFMPALSSTMTEGKIVSWLKTEGEKLAKGQSVVVVESDKADMDVETFYDGYLAAIVVGEGETAPVGAAIGLLAETEAEIEEAKSKAASKPSSAPPVVVVPSPPPVTSSPAPAIAQPAPVASAVSDGPRKTVATPYAKKLAKQHKVDIGSVAGSGPFGRITAADVEAAAGIAPSVSPSPPPPPPPAAACAPKATATSSPPLLPDASVVPFTAMQSAVSKNMIESLSVPTFRVGYPVNTDALDALYEKVKPKGVTMTALLAKAAGMALAQHPVVNASCKDGKSFTYNSNINIAVAVAINGGLITPVLQDADKLDLYLLSQKWKELVGKARSKQLQPHEYNSGTFTLSNLGMFGVDRFDAILPPGQGAIMAVGASKPTVVADKDGFFSVKNKMLVNVTADHRIVYGADLAAFLQTFAKIVENPDSLTL; translated from the exons ATGGCGCTTTCCTCTTCCTCGTTCCTATCGACACCTCCTCTCTCCAACTCCAAATCCACCATCTCATTCGCCTCCTCCGTCTCCCCATCTCCCATCCCCTCCCTCCGCCGCGTCGCTCTCCGCTCTCACCGCCGTTCAATGACGGTCCGATCCAAAATCAGAGAAATCTTCATGCCGGCGCTCTCCTCCACCATGACGGAAGGGAAGATCGTGTCGTGGCTCAAGACGGAAGGCGAGAAGCTCGCGAAGGGGCAGAGCGTGGTCGTCGTGGAGTCCGATAAGGCTGATATGGACGTGGAGACGTTCTACGACGGTTACCTCGCCGCGATCGTCGTCGGAGAAGGAGAGACGGCTCCGGTGGGGGCTGCGATCGGTTTGCTGGCGGAGACCGAGGCTGAGATCGAAGAAGCTAAGAGCAAAGCCGCCTCGAAACCTTCCTCCGCCCCTCCCGTCGTCGTCGTTCCGTCTCCTCCTCCGGTTACTTCGTCTCCGGCGCCGGCGATCGCTCAGCCTGCTCCGGTGGCTTCGGCTGTATCAGATGGTCCGAGGAAGACCGTTGCGACGCCCTATGCTAAGAAGCTCGCGAAGCAGCATAAAGTAGACATCGGATCCGTTGCGGGGAGTGGACCGTTCGGTAGGATCACAGCTGCTGACGTGGAGGCCGCGGCTGGAATTGCTCCCTCTGTGTCACCATCACCGCCTCCTCCCCCTCCTCCTGCTGCTGCTTGTGCACCAAAAGCTACCGCAACAAGCTCGCCTCCTTTGCTGCCTGATGCAAGCGTTGTTCCCTTCACAGCGATGCAATCTGCGGTTTCCAAAAACATGATCGAGAGCCTCTCTGTTCCAACGTTCCGCGTTGGTTACCCTGTCAACACTGATGCTCTCGATGCGCTCTACGAGAAGGTGAAGCCGAAGGGTGTAACAATGACTGCGTTGTTGGCCAAAGCTGCAGGGATGGCTCTTGCGCAGCATCCTGTGGTGAACGCAAGCTGCAAAGATGGCAAGAGCTTTACTTACAATAGTAACATTAACATTGCGGTTGCTGTTGCTATCAATGGCGGGTTGATTACTCCTGTTCTGCAAGATGCTGATAAG CTGGATTTATACTTGTTGTCTCAAAAATGGAAAGAGCTGGTGGGGAAAGCTAGAAGCAAGCAATTGCAACCTCATGAATACAACTCTG GAACTTTCACTTTATCGAATCTCGGTATGTTTGGAGTGGATAGATTTGATGCTATTCTTCCTCCAGGACAG GGTGCTATAATGGCTGTTGGAGCGTCAAAACCAACTGTAGTTGCTGACAAAGATGGTTTCTTCAGTGTGAAAAACAAAATGCTG GTGAATGTTACAGCAGATCATCGCATTGTGTATGGAGCTGACTTGGCTGCTTTCCTTCAGACCTTTGCAAAGATTGTTGAGAATCCAGATAGCTTGACCTTGTAG
- the LOC108852754 gene encoding uncharacterized protein LOC108852754: MSEKQKQCCVVMRISLDYNSCCRKVKRILINMKEVDTQMIEKKEDRIIVCGRFRPSDVVVKLQKKMKRRVEILEVEDLTGGHGRDEGFHDHEPPYEQGHEYSEQQPDHMTTPLLSWFP; this comes from the exons ATGTCGGAAAAGCAGAAGCAATGTTGTGTTGTGATGCGGATTAGTTTGGATTACAATTCATGTTGTAGAAAAGTTAAAAGGATTCTCATCAATATGAAAG AGGTTGATACACAAATGATCGAGAAAAAGGAAGACCGGATCATTGTTTGTGGACGATTTAGACCGTCAGATGTTGTAGTAAAACtgcagaagaagatgaaacgGAGGGTTGAGATTCTTGAAGTCGAAGATCTCACCGGCGGCCACGGCAGAGATGAAGGATTCCATGACCATGAGCCACCATATGAACAGGGGCATGAATATTCCGAACAACAACCTGATCACATGACCACACCATTATTGTCTTGGTTTCCTTAA
- the LOC108854275 gene encoding serine/threonine-protein kinase prp4, giving the protein MANDNQIESHHRKKHHRSSSSSDEADKSSKRHKHRHHHKRHHKRHRRDRKREDEIPSGEDEAEPMDATPIGVSDGGGDDVEEGEILDEQGLANVKTLDSEIKSDQIQDNDLTSNGVLTRESTREDKRLYKESGGLLERVGKTSYDNGRSSFSSDNSEDKHKSSNRSLTESRQCNEVRARSRSKSHDREREISRSRVVAEEDEFSVRGRHRDSSREYRHDRVDYGRTVEKYHRRGRYEEDDRGYTREVKEGERSKEREGSVRDRDSEVSKRRERDSDRRSDRGREKRREIEADRERGKDRERESSIDRDRRRERGGRDRDNERGMSVNRERRREREGDYLRDRDNGRGRSRDRTRYDSRERMREKERESDKDRGKGKEIQADSEKFKSVEVDDSERSKNENNKDDNDKEFIWKSPEEIEEEELNKIRESIEKFKKKSEQQSELISQDKGKGVVKKSSAPDSASSVVGDVAKTSLTAGGPPTMPVISNSEKTQAPAGLGEGSPKSERSADMFHDDIFGESPAANHKVAHMRGKGDGVPMVRSGLHDNWDDAEGYYSYQFGELIDGRYEVIATHGKGVFSTVVRAKDLKAGPAEPDEVAIKIIRNNETMHKAGQTEVQILKKLAGADQDDKRHCVRLLSSFKYRNHLCLVFESLHLNLREVLKKFGRNIGLKLSAVRSYSKQLFIALKHLKNCGVLHCDIKPDNMLVNENKTVLKLCDFGNAMFAGKNEVTPYLVSRFYRSPEIILGLAYDHPLDIWSVGCCLYELYCGKVLFPGATNNDMLRLHMELKGLFPKKMLRKGAFIDQNFDHDLNFYATEEDTVSGKMMKRMIVNVKPKDFGSIIKGYPGEDPKMVAHFRDLLDKMFILDPEKRLTVSQALAHPFITGK; this is encoded by the exons ATGGCGAACGACAATCAGATCGAATCTCACCACCGCAAGAAGCACCACCGTTCGTCATCATCCTCCGACGAAGCCGATAAATCATCTAAACGCCACAAGCACCGTCACCACCACAAGCGCCATCACAAGCGACATCGCCGTGACAGGAAGCGCGAAGATGAGATTCCATCGGGAGAAGATGAGGCAGAGCCGATGGATGCTACTCCGATTGGAGTTAGTGACGGCGGTGGGGATGACGTTGAGGAAGGGGAGATTCTAGATGAGCAAGGGCTCGCCAATGTTAAGACTCTAGATTCCGAAATCAAATCCGATCAGATTCAAGACAACGATCTG ACTTCCAATGGTGTTCTAACTCGTGAATCTACAAGGGAGGACAAGAGGTTGTATAAAGAATCTGGGGGACTTTTGGAGAGAGTTGGTAAAACAAGTTATGATAATGGCAGGAGTTCGTTTTCTTCGGACAACTCTGAAGATAAGCATAAGAGTAGTAACCGGTCTCTGACAGAGAGCCGACAGTGTAACGAAGTCCGTGCGAGGAGTAGGTCTAAGTCACATGATCGGGAGAGGGAAATATCTAGATCAAGGGTTGTTGCGGAGGAGGATGAGTTTTCGGTCAGAGGAAGACATCGTGACTCTAGTAGGGAGTATCGTCATGACAGAGTTGACTATGGGAGGACTGTGGAAAAATATCATCGACGGGGGCGATATGAAGAAGATGACAGGGGATATACTCGAGAAGTCAAGGAAGGAGAAAGAAGCAAGGAGAGGGAGGGAAGCGTACGAGACAGGGATTCAGAGGTAAGTAAACGGAGGGAGAGAGATAGTGATCGGAGGAGCGATAGAGGACGAGAGAAAAGGAGGGAGATAGAGGCTGACCGTGAAAGGGGAAAAGACAGGGAACGGGAGAGTAGCATTGATAGGGACAGGAGAAGGGAGAGGGGAGGACGAGATAGAGACAATGAAAGAGGTATGAGCGTCAATAGGGAAAGGAGAAGGGAGAGGGAAGGAGATTATTTACGAGATAGAGACAATGGAAGAGGTAGGAGTAGAGATAGAACAAGATATGATAGCCGAGAGAGGatgagagaaaaagaaagggAGAGTGACAAAGATAGAGGTAAAGGGAAAGAAATCCAGGCTGATAGTGAGAAGTTTAAAAGTGTTGAAGTGGACGACAGCGAAAG GTCGAAAAATGAGAATAATAAAGATGATAATGACAAAGAATTTATATGGAAGTCTCCGGAAGAAATAGAAGAGGAAGAATTAAATAAGATCAGGGAGAGCATagagaaatttaaaaagaaGTCCGAGCAGCAAAGTGAGCTTATTTCGCAGGATAAGGGGAAAG GTGTCGTTAAAAAAAGCAGTGCTCCAGATTCGGCTTCTTCTGTAGTTGGTGACGTTGCTAAAACCTCATTAACAGCTGGTGGGCCACCTACTATGCCTGTAATATCAAACTCGGAGAAGACTCAAGCTCCAGCAGGGCTTGGCGAAGGTAGCCCAAAG agTGAAAGATCAGCTGACATGTTCCATGATGATATATTTGGAGAGTCCCCAGCTGCTAATCATAAAGTG GCTCACATGCGAGGGAAAGGTGATGGAGTTCCAATGGTAAGGAGCGGGCTTCATGACAATTGGGATGATGCAGAGGGTTATTACA GCTATCAGTTTGGCGAGCTAATTGACGGCAGATATGAAGTCATTGCTACTCATGGAAAAGGCGTTTTCTCTACTGTCGTTCGTGCAAAAGATTTAAAAGCTGGACCAGCTGAACCTGACGAAGTTGCTATAAAAATTATTCGTAACAACGAGACAAT GCATAAAGCTGGCCAGACTGAGGTTCAGATATTGAAGAAGCTGGCTGGTGCTGACCAAGATGACAAGAGGCACTGTGTTCGTTTGCTTTCAAGTTTTAAGTACCGGAATCACCTTTGCTTGGTGTTTGAGTCGCTCCATTTGAATCTTCGTGAGGTCTTGAAGAAGTTTGGCCGTAACATTGGCCTTAAACTCTCTGCTGTTAGGTCCTATTCAAAGCAGCTATTCATTGCCCTTAAACATCTGAAGAATTGTGGGGTTCTTCACTGCGATATAAAACCTGACAACATGCTG GTGAATGAGAACAAAACCGTGTTAAAGCTTTGTGACTTTGGTAATGCAATGTTTGCTGGAAAAAACGAAGTCACACCATATCTCGTTAGTCGCTTTTACAGATCCCCTGAAATCA TTCTGGGGCTGGCTTATGACCATCCGCTTGATATATGGTCGGTTGGCTGCTGTCTGTATGAGCTTTATTGCGGGAAAGTTCTTTTCCCGGGCGCCACAAATAATGATATGTTACGCCTTCATATGGAACTAAAAGGCCTTTTCCCCAAAAAGATGCTTCGGAAG GGAGCATTTATTGATCAGAACTTTGATCACGACTTGAACTTTTACGCTACAGAGGAGGACACTGTTAGTGGGAAG atgATGAAGAGAATGATTGTAAATGTAAAGCCAAAAgattttggttcaattattaAGGGTTACCCTGGTGAGGATCCCAAGATGGTGGCTCATTTCAGGGATCTCTTAGACAAGATGTTCATCCTTGATCCAGAGAAGAGACTGACTGTGTCACAGGCATTAGCTCACCCATTCATCACTGGCAAGTGA
- the LOC108849270 gene encoding beta-glucosidase 3 isoform X1, with product MNKKILSMLTIILALASSGRCSNVYSRKDFPKGFSFGAGASAYQWEGAVDEDGRKPSVWDTFVHSRNQDNGDITSDGYHKYKEDVQLMVETGLDAYRFSISWSRLIPNGRGPVNPKGLQFYKNFIDLLVSNGIQPHVTLYHYDHPQDLEDEYGGWLNRRSIEDFTAYADVCFREFGNHVKFWTTINEANIYTLGSYNDGLLPPGHCSSRSRCSSGNSSTEPYIVGHNLLLAHASASRLYKQKYKDIQGGSVGFSVFTIGFAPTSSKNDEIAVQRAKAFYFGWMLGPLTYGDYPDEMKRIVGSRLPLFTEEESALVKGSSDFLGVIHYLATSVTSVTHVESQREPNFYTDMGISMKFIGNYTSFDYAIVPWAMEAVLEYIKESYGNPPVYILENGTPMKQNLQDTPRIEFLHAYIGAVLKSIRKGSDTRGYFVWSFMDLYELLSGYEYSFGLYYVNFSDPRRKRTPKLSAHWYSAFLKDNTTFLGSQVTAQLQSRFSSSY from the exons atgaataagaAGATTTTGTCTATGCTTACCATTATTTTGGCTTTGGCGTCGTCTGGGAGATGCAGCAATGTTTACAGCAGGAAAGATTTTCCAAAGGGCTTTTCTTTCGGTGCAGGCGCTTCTGCTTATCAG TGGGAAGGAGCTGTTGATGAAGACGGTAGAAAGCCAAGCGTATGGGACACTTTTGTTCACTCTC GTAACCAAGATAATGGAGACATAACATCTGATGGGTATCATAAGTACAAG GAAGATGTGCAGCTGATGGTCGAAACTGGCTTAGATGCCTACAGATTCTCCATATCTTGGTCTAGGCTTATACCGA ATGGAAGAGGTCCCGTGAACCCAAAGGGTCTGCAGTTTTACAAGAACTTCATCGACCTACTTGTAAGCAATG GGATTCAACCACATGTTACACTCTACCACTACGATCATCCTCAGGATCTCGAGGATGAATATGGAGGATGGCTCAACAGAAGAAGCAT CGAAGACTTTACTGCTTACGCAGATGTTTGCTTCAGAGAGTTTGGGAACCATGTCAAATTCTGGACCACGATCAACGAGGCAAACATATACACTCTTGGAAGCTACAATGATGGGTTGTTACCGCCTGGTCACTGCTCCTCACGAAGTAGATGCTCGTCAGGGAACTCTTCGACTGAACCATATATCGTAGGCCATAACTTGCTTCTTGCGCACGCCTCTGCTTCAAGACTATATAAGCAAAAGTACAAG GATATACAAGGAGGTTCCGTAGGCTTTAGCGTATTTACGATAGGGTTTGCTCCAACAAGCTCCAAGAATGATGAGATCGCAGTTCAAAGAGCTAAAGCTTTCTACTTCGGATG GATGCTTGGGCCTCTTACATACGGAGACTATCCCGATGAAATGAAAAGAATCGTTGGATCGAGACTACCACTTTTCACAGAGGAAGAATCAGCATTGGTTAAAGGCTCTTCTGACTTCTTAGGAGTCATTCACTATCTTGCAACTTCTGTGACTTCTGTCACACACGTCGAATCCCAAAGAGAGCCTAATTTCTACACAGACATGGGCATATCTATGAAAT TCATTGGGAACTATACATCTTTCGAC TATGCTATTGTTCCATGGGCTATGGAAGCTGTCctggagtatataaaggagagCTATGGCAATCCTCCTGTCTACATTCTAGAGaatg GTACACCTATGAAGCAGAATTTGCAGGACACACCAAGGATTGAGTTCTTGCACGCCTACATTGGTGCTGTTCTCAAGTCCATTAG GAAAGGATCAGACACGAGAGGCTACTTCGTATGGTCCTTTATGGATCTATATGAATTACTAAGCGGATACGAGTATAGTTTTGGATTGTACTATGTAAATTTCAGCGATCCTCGCCGCAAGAGAACTCCGAAGCTCTCTGCTCATTGGTACTCTGCTTTTCTCAAGGACAACACCACCTTTCTTGGTTCCCAAGTCACCGCGCAATTGCAAAGCCGCTTTTCTTCCTCCTACTAG
- the LOC108849270 gene encoding beta-glucosidase 3 isoform X2, with protein sequence MLHSTTTIILRISRMNMEDGSTEEAYFTAYADVCFREFGNHVKFWTTINEANIYTLGSYNDGLLPPGHCSSRSRCSSGNSSTEPYIVGHNLLLAHASASRLYKQKYKDIQGGSVGFSVFTIGFAPTSSKNDEIAVQRAKAFYFGWMLGPLTYGDYPDEMKRIVGSRLPLFTEEESALVKGSSDFLGVIHYLATSVTSVTHVESQREPNFYTDMGISMKFIGNYTSFDYAIVPWAMEAVLEYIKESYGNPPVYILENGTPMKQNLQDTPRIEFLHAYIGAVLKSIRKGSDTRGYFVWSFMDLYELLSGYEYSFGLYYVNFSDPRRKRTPKLSAHWYSAFLKDNTTFLGSQVTAQLQSRFSSSY encoded by the exons ATGTTACACTCTACCACTACGATCATCCTCAGGATCTCGAGGATGAATATGGAGGATGGCTCAACAGAAGAAGCAT ACTTTACTGCTTACGCAGATGTTTGCTTCAGAGAGTTTGGGAACCATGTCAAATTCTGGACCACGATCAACGAGGCAAACATATACACTCTTGGAAGCTACAATGATGGGTTGTTACCGCCTGGTCACTGCTCCTCACGAAGTAGATGCTCGTCAGGGAACTCTTCGACTGAACCATATATCGTAGGCCATAACTTGCTTCTTGCGCACGCCTCTGCTTCAAGACTATATAAGCAAAAGTACAAG GATATACAAGGAGGTTCCGTAGGCTTTAGCGTATTTACGATAGGGTTTGCTCCAACAAGCTCCAAGAATGATGAGATCGCAGTTCAAAGAGCTAAAGCTTTCTACTTCGGATG GATGCTTGGGCCTCTTACATACGGAGACTATCCCGATGAAATGAAAAGAATCGTTGGATCGAGACTACCACTTTTCACAGAGGAAGAATCAGCATTGGTTAAAGGCTCTTCTGACTTCTTAGGAGTCATTCACTATCTTGCAACTTCTGTGACTTCTGTCACACACGTCGAATCCCAAAGAGAGCCTAATTTCTACACAGACATGGGCATATCTATGAAAT TCATTGGGAACTATACATCTTTCGAC TATGCTATTGTTCCATGGGCTATGGAAGCTGTCctggagtatataaaggagagCTATGGCAATCCTCCTGTCTACATTCTAGAGaatg GTACACCTATGAAGCAGAATTTGCAGGACACACCAAGGATTGAGTTCTTGCACGCCTACATTGGTGCTGTTCTCAAGTCCATTAG GAAAGGATCAGACACGAGAGGCTACTTCGTATGGTCCTTTATGGATCTATATGAATTACTAAGCGGATACGAGTATAGTTTTGGATTGTACTATGTAAATTTCAGCGATCCTCGCCGCAAGAGAACTCCGAAGCTCTCTGCTCATTGGTACTCTGCTTTTCTCAAGGACAACACCACCTTTCTTGGTTCCCAAGTCACCGCGCAATTGCAAAGCCGCTTTTCTTCCTCCTACTAG
- the LOC108851939 gene encoding 1,8-cineole synthase 1, chloroplastic-like → MSHQRINTLKCKQMASLYMASALIYRNAITHNNNFRLQRYICRSMTKTTPDDVSVDVLRRRSGNYQPSPWDHRYLLSINNEYAKEEKVKARDLLKEKVRKMLDAETKSRLEQLELIDDLQKLGVSYHFEIEIDNILMDFHHQNGRSVWTCDHEEDLQATALEFRLLRQHGFDVSEDIFDVIVDKIESDTFKSDNINSIISLYEASYLSTKSDSKMHDIIRPFATEQIRKTVGDETCNLEVREKAIHALEMPYHWRVRRLETRWYIDAYKKKHVTNLVLIEFAKIDFNIVQIAHQEDLKYVSRWWKETCFADQLPFVRDRIVENYFWTVGLIYEPQFGNIRRIMTIVNALVTTIDDIYDIYGTLEELELFTAMVDNWDVNRLEDLPEYMRLCFLTLFNEINSIGCDILKYKNIDVIPFLRKSWADLCNAYLVEAKWYKKGYKPSVEEYIQNAWISISAPTILIHFYCIFSDQISVQILESLSQHSQEIVRCSATILRLANDLGTSPDELARGDVLKSAQCYMHETGASEEEAHAHVQQMICETWDEMNYETKTARTSSLLSRGFMEAAVNLARMSQCMYQYGDGHGCPNKAKTVERVRALLVNPVPLDGLE, encoded by the exons ATGTCTCACCAACGAATTAATACTCTGAAGTGTAAACAAATGGCTAGTTTGTATATGGCGTCTGCTCTTATTTACCGAAATGCTATTACCCATAATAATAACTTTCGTCTTCAACGCTACATATGCCGATCCATGACAAAAACGACGCCCGATGATGTTTCTGTTGATGTCCTCCGTCGACGCTCCGGCAACTATCAGCCTTCTCCTTGGGACCATCGCTATCTCCTCTCTATCAATAATGAATATGCG aaagaagagaaagtgaaagctAGAGATTTGTTGAAGGAAAAGGTGAGGAAGATGCTTGATGCCGAGACTAAGAGTCGTCTCGAGCAATTAGAGCTCATCGACGATTTGCAGAAACTTGGGGTTTCATATCATTTTGAGATAGAAATAGATAATATTCTAATGGATTTTCATCATCAAAATGGAAGAAGCGTCTGGACATGTGATCATGAAGAAGATTTACAAGCAACCGCACTCGAATTCCGACTTCTTAGACAACATGGTTTTGATGTATCAGAAG ATATATTTGATGTGATAGTCGACAAAATTGAAAGTGATACGTTCAAGAGTGACAATATAAATAGTATCATCTCTTTGTACGAAGCGTCATATCTCTCCACAAAATCGGATTCTAAAATGCATGATATTATAAGACCATTTGCAACagaacaaataagaaaaactgTTGGTGATGAAACTTGCAACCTTGAGGTGCGTGAGAAGGCGATTCATGCGCTAGAAATGCCGTACCATTGGAGAGTGAGAAGGCTAGAAACGAGATGGTACATAGATGCGTATAAGAAGAAACATGTCACGAATCTTGTCTTGATCGAATTTGCCAAAATCGATTTCAATATCGTACAAATTGCTCATCAAGAAGATCTTAAATATGTCTCAAG GTGGTGGAAGGAAACATGTTTCGCTGACCAACTTCCTTTTGTAAGAGACAGAATAGTCGAGAATTATTTTTGGACCGTTGGATTAATTTATGAACCTCAATTTGGAAATATACGACGGATCATGACTATAGTTAATGCACTTGTTACAACGATTGACGACATTTACGATATATATGGTACTCTTGAAGAGCTTGAACTTTTCACTGCCATGGTTGATAA TTGGGATGTAAATCGTCTCGAAGATCTCCCCGAGTACATGAGGTTGTGTTTTCTTACTCTGTTCAATGAAATCAACAGCATTGGATGTGACAttctcaaatataaaaatattgacgTCATCCCTTTTCTTAGAAAATCG TGGGCAGATTTATGTAATGCATATTTAGTTGAAGCAAAGTGGTACAAAAAAGGATACAAACCAAGCGTGGAAGAATACATCCAAAATGCTTGGATTTCAATTTCTGCTCCAACAATATTGATTCACTTTTACTGCATTTTCTCTGACCAAATATCGGTTCAAATCTTGGAGAGTCTGTCACAACACAGTCAAGAAATTGTCCGATGCTCGGCCACCATCCTTCGTCTGGCTAATGACCTTGGAACCTCGCCG GATGAATTGGCGAGAGGAGACGTTCTCAAATCGGCCCAATGTTACATGCACGAGACGGGAGCATCGGAGGAAGAGGCACACGCACACGTGCAGCAGATGATCTGTGAGACGTGGGATGAAATGAACTACGAAACAAAAACGGCACGGACTTCTTCGTTACTGTCTCGAGGTTTTATGGAAGCCGCAGTGAACCTGGCACGCATGTCGCAGTGCATGTATCAATACGGCGATGGTCATGGTTGTCCCAACAAAGCGAAAACCGTTGAGCGTGTCAGGGCCTTGCTTGTTAATCCAGTCCCGTTAGATGGACTTGAATAA
- the LOC108855300 gene encoding serine/threonine-protein phosphatase 2A 65 kDa regulatory subunit A beta isoform, which produces MSMTDEPLYPIAVLIDELKNDDIQLRLNSIRRLSTIARALGEERTRKELIPFLSENNDDDDEVLLAMAEELGVFIPYVGGVEHAHVLLPPLETLSTVEETCVREKAVESLCRVGSQMKESDLVEHFIPLVKRLAAGEWFTARVSACGVFHIAYPSAPDTVKTELRSIYTQLCQDDMPMVRRAAATNLGKFAATIESAHLKTDVMSMFDDLTQDEQDSVRLLAVEGCAALGKLLEPQDCVAHILPVIVNFSQDKSWRVRYMVANQLYELCEAVGPEPTRTELVPAYVRLLRDNEAEVRIAAAGKVTKFCRILNPELAIQHILPCVKELSTDSSQHVRSALASVIMGMAPVLGKDATFEHLLPIFLSLLKDEFPDVRLNIISKLDQVNQVIGIDLLSQSLLPAIVELAEDRHWRVRLAIIEYIPLLASQLGVGFFDDKLGALCMQWLQDKVHSIREAAANNVKRLAEEFGPEWAMQHIVPQVLEMINNPHYLYRMTILRAVSLLAPVMGSEITCSKLLPVVMTAAKDRVPNIKFNVAKVLQSLIPIVDQSVVEKTIRPGLVELSEDPDVDVRFFANQALQSIDNVMMSS; this is translated from the exons ATGTCGATGACCGACGAGCCGCTCTACCCAATCGCCGTCCTCATCGACGAGCTCAAGAACGACGACATTCAGCTACGGTTGAATTCGATCAGGAGGCTCTCCACGATCGCTCGCGCTCTCGGCGAGGAGAGGACGAGGAAAGAGCTGATTCCTTTCCTGAGCGAGAACAACGACGATGACGACGAGGTGCTGCTCGCGATGGCTGAGGAGCTGGGAGTGTTTATTCCTTACGTTGGTGGCGTTGAGCACGCGCACGTTCTGCTTCCTCCCTTGGAGACGCTCTCCACGGTTGAGGAGACTTGTGTGAGGGAGAAAGCTGTTGAGTCGCTTTGTAGAGTCGGGTCGCAGATGAAGGAGAGTGACTTGGTTGAGCATTTCATACCCTTGGTTAAG AGACTTGCAGCTGGTGAGTGGTTCACTGCAAGAGTATCAGCTTGTGGGGTTTTCCATATTGCATACCCTAGCGCCCCAGATACGGTGAAGACTGAGTTGAGATCAATATATACCCAGCTCTGTCAAGATGATATGCCAATGGTGCGGAGAGCCGCAGCAACCAATCTGGGGAAATTTGCTGCTACTATTGAATCAGCTCATTTGAAGACTGATGTTATGTCTATGTTTGATGATCTTACTCAAGATG AACAAGATTCCGTTAGATTATTGGCGGTTGAGGGTTGTGCTGCTCTTGGGAAACTGTTGGAACCTCAGGACTGTGTCGCGCACATCCTTCCCGTGATTGTTAATTTCTCGCAG GATAAGTCTTGGCGTGTGCGTTATATGGTAGCAAATCAGCTCTATGAGCTTTGTGAAGCCGTGGGACCTGAGCCTACTAG GACGGAACTGGTGCCGGCATATGTGCGTCTACTTCGTGACAATGAGGCTGAAGTACGCATAGCAGCTGCTGGAAAAGTTACTAAGTTTTGTCGGATCCTAAACCCCGAACTTGCTATTCAGCACATTCTCCCTTGCGTAAAG GAGCTATCAACAGACTCATCTCAACACGTCAGATCTGCATTGGCCTCAGTTATAATGGGAATGGCTCCGGTCTTGGGTAAG GATGCAACATTTGAGCATCTCCTTCCAATCTTCCTTTCTCTGTTGAAAGATGAGTTTCCGGATGTCCGCTTGAACATTATCAGCAAACTCGACCAAGTGAACCAG GTTATTGGAATTGATCTACTATCGCAATCGTTATTGCCAGCAATTGTAGAACTTGCGGAAGATAGACACTGGAGAGTAAGACTTGCTATCATTGAGTACATCCCTTTGTTGGCAAGTCAGTTAGGTGTTGGCTTCTTTGACGATAAGCTTGGCGCTCTTTGCATGCAATGGTTACAAGACAAG GTCCACTCAATCCGCGAGGCTGCTGCAAACAATGTGAAGCGTCTTGCTGAGGAATTTGGTCCTGAATGGGCAATGCAACATATAGTTCCTCAG GTTCTTGAGATGATCAACAACCCTCATTATCTATACCGTATGACCATTTTGCGTGCGGTTTCTCTTCTTGCACCAGTGATGGGCTCAGAGATCACATGCTCTAAGCTCTTACCTGTAGTAATGACTGCGGCTAAAGACAG AGTTCCAAACATCAAATTCAATGTGGCTAAAGTGCTTCAGTCCCTCATTCCAATTGTCGATCAATCG GTTGTAGAGAAGACGATTCGTCCAGGGCTTGTGGAGCTAAGCGAGGATCCAGATGTTGATGTCAGGTTTTTTGCAAACCAAGCTCTTCAGTCTATTGATAACGTGATGATGTCCagctaa